In Belonocnema kinseyi isolate 2016_QV_RU_SX_M_011 chromosome 4, B_treatae_v1, whole genome shotgun sequence, a single window of DNA contains:
- the LOC117171378 gene encoding V-type proton ATPase subunit F — protein sequence MALHSAGKGKLLAVIGDEDTCVGFLLGGVGEINKNRQPNFMVVDKNTAVGEIEETFKRFIKRDDIDIILINQNIAEMIRHVIDSHVQPIPSVLEIPSKDHPYDASKDSILRRAKGMFNPEDIH from the exons ATGGCATTGCATTCTGCTGGAAAGGGAAAACTTCTTGCTGTGATAGGAGATGAG GACACTTGCGTAGGATTCTTGCTGGGAGGAGTTggcgaaattaataaaaatcgtcAACCCAATTTCATGGTCGTTGACAAAA ATACTGCAGTGGGAGAAATCGAGGAAACGTTCAAACGTTTCATCAAACGAGATGATATCGATATCATTCTTATAAATCAAAAT ATTGCAGAAATGATTCGACACGTGATAGACAGTCACGTTCAGCCGATTCCTTCAGTATTAGAAATTCCAAGTAAAGATCATCCCTACGATGCCAGCAAAGACTCCATATTACGAAGAGCCAAG